One window of Bacillus sp. THAF10 genomic DNA carries:
- a CDS encoding cell division protein FtsQ/DivIB → MKKFSMEKGKVVTLEDRVPKIKQQRKQKANRRLIIYLSLFFILLFLIIYSQSPLSKVSAIDVEGNFHVSDKEIITLAELSGDTSIWRVNEKDVADLIKQHKEISQTKVQRKFPNSVVINVQEFKRVAYIYENENYYPVMENGKMLSVLTKEEPTPDDAPLMLNWKNGEMVENFIRELIKIPPSIIYSISEIHHTPTDIDAHHITLFMNDGFEVSATIPGFANKMISYPSIVEQLDPAVKGVINIEVGTFFKPYESVGEEEEATDEGDG, encoded by the coding sequence GTGAAAAAGTTTTCAATGGAAAAAGGGAAAGTAGTAACACTGGAAGACCGTGTGCCGAAAATTAAGCAGCAAAGAAAGCAAAAGGCTAACAGGAGATTAATCATTTATTTATCCTTGTTTTTTATTCTGCTTTTTTTAATCATTTATTCACAATCGCCCTTAAGTAAAGTATCAGCTATCGATGTTGAGGGAAACTTCCACGTCTCAGATAAAGAGATTATTACTTTGGCAGAATTGAGTGGGGACACTAGCATTTGGAGAGTAAATGAAAAAGATGTCGCGGATCTGATAAAACAACACAAAGAGATTTCACAAACAAAAGTGCAAAGAAAGTTTCCCAACAGTGTAGTAATCAACGTTCAGGAATTTAAACGTGTTGCTTATATATACGAAAACGAAAACTATTACCCTGTCATGGAAAATGGTAAAATGCTGTCTGTACTTACGAAAGAAGAACCAACACCAGATGATGCTCCGTTGATGTTAAATTGGAAGAACGGAGAGATGGTGGAAAATTTTATTAGGGAGCTAATTAAAATTCCTCCATCTATCATTTATTCTATTTCAGAAATTCATCACACGCCTACAGACATCGATGCCCATCATATCACTTTATTTATGAATGATGGATTTGAAGTAAGTGCGACGATACCTGGGTTTGCTAACAAAATGATCTCTTATCCTTCCATCGTCGAGCAGCTAGATCCCGCTGTTAAGGGAGTTATAAACATCGAGGTTGGTACGTTTTTTAAACCATATGAATCAGTTGGAGAGGAAGAGGAAGCAACAGATGAAGGTGACGGGTAA
- the ftsZ gene encoding cell division protein FtsZ yields the protein MLDFDNSIDQLATIKVIGVGGGGNNAVNRMIEHGVQGVEFIAVNTDAQALNLSKAEVKMQIGGKLTRGLGAGANPEVGKKAAEESKEQLEEVLKGADMVFVTAGMGGGTGTGAAPVIAQIARDLNALTVGVVTRPFTFEGRKRATQAAGGIGAMKEAVDTLIVIPNDRLLEIVDKNTPMLEAFREADNVLRQGVQGISDLIATPGLINLDFADVKTIMSNKGSALMGIGVATGENRASEAAKKAVSSPLLETSIDGAQGVLMNITGGTNLSLYEVQEAADIVASASDQEVNMIFGSVINENLKDEIIVTVIATGFSEAEINHAKQGGRPVFGAQKAPTQKPQSPQREQRREEPVYQGQEEPRRPQNQGNQQEETLDIPTFLRNRNRRR from the coding sequence ATGTTAGATTTTGATAATAGTATTGATCAATTAGCTACGATTAAAGTTATTGGAGTTGGTGGGGGAGGTAATAACGCAGTAAACCGCATGATTGAACATGGTGTTCAAGGTGTGGAATTTATTGCCGTTAACACGGATGCCCAAGCTCTTAACCTATCAAAAGCAGAAGTGAAAATGCAAATTGGAGGAAAGCTTACTCGTGGGTTAGGTGCAGGTGCAAACCCTGAAGTAGGTAAAAAAGCTGCAGAAGAAAGCAAGGAGCAGTTAGAAGAAGTGTTAAAAGGCGCGGACATGGTATTCGTAACTGCTGGTATGGGAGGCGGAACTGGTACTGGTGCAGCACCAGTTATTGCTCAGATTGCTCGTGATTTGAATGCCCTCACAGTAGGTGTTGTTACAAGACCATTCACATTCGAGGGTCGTAAGCGTGCTACGCAAGCTGCAGGTGGAATCGGTGCAATGAAGGAAGCAGTTGATACCCTAATTGTCATTCCAAATGACCGCTTGCTTGAAATCGTAGATAAAAATACACCAATGCTTGAAGCGTTCCGTGAAGCGGATAACGTGTTACGTCAGGGTGTACAAGGTATATCTGATCTAATTGCAACACCAGGACTTATCAACCTTGACTTTGCAGACGTGAAAACAATTATGAGTAACAAAGGTTCTGCACTAATGGGAATCGGGGTGGCAACTGGTGAAAACCGTGCATCCGAAGCTGCGAAGAAAGCCGTTTCCTCTCCATTATTAGAAACGAGCATTGACGGAGCACAAGGAGTGTTGATGAACATCACTGGAGGAACAAACCTCAGTCTTTACGAGGTCCAAGAGGCTGCTGATATCGTAGCGTCTGCTTCCGATCAAGAAGTTAATATGATCTTTGGTTCTGTAATCAATGAAAATCTAAAAGATGAAATTATCGTTACAGTCATTGCGACTGGTTTTAGTGAGGCAGAAATCAATCATGCCAAACAAGGTGGTCGTCCTGTCTTTGGAGCTCAAAAGGCCCCTACTCAAAAGCCGCAATCACCACAACGTGAACAAAGACGTGAAGAGCCTGTTTATCAAGGCCAGGAAGAACCTAGACGTCCACAAAATCAAGGAAATCAACAGGAAGAAACATTAGACATTCCTACTTTCCTACGAAATAGAAATCGTCGTCGCTAA
- a CDS encoding DUF881 domain-containing protein, whose translation MVDKRKISFTIITMIVGLMIAIQFQTVKQPIIRDTRDTWELRSDLKREQEIQSQIIQEIRKYDNMIQEYAIDQEEAKGTVVRETLEELKQEAGLTEMKGPGIRMTVKPLFSEEVLGQPMNNISSDLLRRFVNELNSYGVQEISIANQRIVNHTVIREINGRTKVNNSWIPNDNFEIIVITSDPSKLYNRLQVSRAMDEFAIENLMLDVSTPINEVTVPAYDEQIRVKYMEPVKAGKEGS comes from the coding sequence ATGGTGGACAAAAGGAAAATAAGTTTTACCATTATTACGATGATTGTAGGACTAATGATTGCCATACAGTTTCAAACAGTAAAGCAACCGATCATTCGGGACACTCGTGATACATGGGAGCTTCGCAGTGATTTGAAACGAGAGCAAGAAATTCAGTCGCAAATTATTCAAGAAATAAGAAAATATGACAATATGATACAGGAATATGCCATTGATCAGGAAGAAGCAAAGGGAACGGTTGTCAGAGAGACACTTGAGGAATTAAAACAAGAAGCAGGGCTAACAGAGATGAAGGGGCCAGGAATTAGAATGACAGTCAAACCGTTGTTTAGTGAGGAAGTTTTAGGACAGCCAATGAATAATATATCTTCCGATCTTTTAAGAAGATTTGTCAATGAGTTAAATTCTTATGGGGTCCAAGAAATTAGTATCGCCAATCAACGAATTGTTAATCACACGGTCATTAGAGAAATTAATGGCAGAACGAAAGTGAATAACTCCTGGATTCCTAATGACAATTTTGAAATCATCGTAATTACCAGTGACCCGTCAAAGCTCTACAATCGTTTACAGGTTTCTAGGGCTATGGATGAATTTGCAATTGAAAATTTGATGCTAGATGTAAGCACACCCATTAATGAAGTGACAGTTCCAGCTTATGATGAACAAATCAGAGTAAAGTATATGGAACCGGTAAAAGCTGGGAAGGAGGGGAGTTGA
- a CDS encoding small basic family protein yields the protein MWLPLLGLIIGIVLGLYSEIRVPDEYSNYLSIAVLAALDTLFGGIRAHLQNNYDEKVFVSGFFFNILLAASLAFLGVHLGVDLYLAAVFAFGVRLFQNIAVIRRILLAKWSISKEKSKKSDF from the coding sequence ATGTGGCTTCCTCTCCTAGGATTAATTATTGGAATTGTGCTTGGGTTGTATTCGGAAATCCGTGTGCCAGATGAATATTCAAACTATCTATCCATTGCTGTTCTTGCAGCTCTTGATACGCTATTCGGTGGCATCCGTGCTCATTTGCAAAATAATTATGATGAAAAAGTATTTGTATCTGGTTTTTTCTTTAATATCCTGCTTGCAGCAAGTTTAGCTTTTCTAGGTGTACATCTTGGTGTAGACTTATATTTAGCTGCAGTTTTTGCGTTTGGAGTAAGGCTTTTCCAAAATATTGCGGTGATAAGAAGAATATTATTAGCAAAATGGTCTATTTCTAAAGAAAAATCGAAAAAAAGTGATTTTTAA
- the spoIIGA gene encoding sigma-E processing peptidase SpoIIGA, which produces MTVYLDAIWLLNFGFDFLLLKITGHILKRQMVTWRICIGAFIGSLIVVLMFTPLQALVANPLLKILFSFAMILITFGFHRIRTFVENLLVFYVTTFAIGGGMLAIHFALQVDHRFANDSIMTLTRGLGDPISWLFVLIGFPILLILSKKQFDSIETRKFKYDQLATIKIWIEKEVITIPALVDSGNQLLDPITKTPVMIAEISAMQAFIPQELIQAVDSISQTQGWPTFSSDTKWVDRIRIVPYRAVGKATTLMLAIKPDKAIIIHDQKYVETSKFLIGLTKTNLSSEGDYMCILHPKMLQGGINIGEAQDKANVFMV; this is translated from the coding sequence TTGACGGTTTATTTAGATGCAATATGGCTATTAAACTTTGGTTTTGATTTTTTGCTCTTGAAAATTACCGGGCATATATTAAAGCGTCAAATGGTGACATGGAGAATTTGTATTGGTGCATTTATTGGTTCCTTAATCGTGGTGCTTATGTTTACTCCTTTACAAGCGCTAGTCGCAAATCCCCTTTTAAAGATCTTGTTTTCTTTTGCGATGATACTAATAACCTTTGGGTTTCACCGCATTCGAACTTTTGTGGAAAATTTACTGGTATTTTATGTGACGACTTTTGCCATAGGAGGAGGCATGCTTGCCATTCATTTTGCATTACAGGTGGATCATCGATTTGCAAATGATAGCATCATGACGTTAACAAGAGGACTTGGGGACCCTATATCCTGGCTCTTTGTACTTATCGGATTTCCCATTCTTTTAATTCTCTCCAAGAAACAATTTGACTCCATTGAGACGAGAAAATTTAAATACGACCAATTAGCCACCATTAAAATTTGGATAGAAAAGGAAGTGATAACTATCCCTGCTCTAGTAGATAGCGGTAATCAGCTACTAGATCCTATCACGAAAACTCCCGTTATGATTGCCGAAATCTCTGCGATGCAAGCATTCATTCCTCAAGAATTAATACAAGCTGTAGACTCCATTTCACAAACACAAGGTTGGCCTACTTTTTCATCTGATACGAAGTGGGTAGATAGAATCCGAATTGTCCCGTACCGGGCTGTTGGAAAAGCTACTACGCTTATGCTTGCAATCAAGCCGGATAAAGCCATTATTATTCATGATCAAAAATATGTAGAAACGAGCAAGTTTTTAATTGGATTGACAAAAACCAACCTCTCATCTGAGGGTGACTATATGTGCATCTTACATCCAAAAATGCTGCAAGGAGGAATAAACATTGGGGAAGCTCAAGATAAAGCTAACGTATTTATGGTATAA
- the ftsA gene encoding cell division protein FtsA, whose translation MNSNEIYVSLDIGTSSVKVIIGEMVNDTLNIIGVGNVKSTGLRKGSIVDIDETVHSINKAIEQAERMVGMPINRVVVGVTGNHVQLQDCHGVVAVSSENREIGDDDIARVIDAAQVFSIPPEREIIDCIPKQFIVDGLDEINDPRGMLGVRLEMEGTIITGSKTVLHNLLRCVERAGLEITDICLQPLAAGSIALSKDEKNLGVALVDIGGGSTTLAVFEDGFLKATSVLPVGGEYITKDISIGLRTSTEDAEKIKQKHGHAFYDHASDEEVFSVPIIGSDQHQQFSQLEISDIIEARMEEIFELIQHEIKRLGVKEIPGGFVLTGGVASMPGVLELAQLILNNNVRKAVPDYIGVREPQYTTGVGLIQFAYKNAKLQGRKIEATATSNEFTEKRSGKQTQQKGKQSKPEQEEEKVGNKVKKFFGLFFE comes from the coding sequence ATGAACAGCAATGAGATTTACGTAAGTTTAGACATCGGTACATCCAGTGTTAAAGTAATCATTGGAGAAATGGTTAATGATACTTTAAATATAATTGGAGTCGGTAATGTAAAATCAACTGGTTTAAGAAAAGGATCGATTGTAGACATAGATGAAACTGTTCATTCCATAAATAAGGCAATAGAACAAGCTGAAAGAATGGTAGGCATGCCGATAAACAGGGTGGTTGTTGGCGTCACAGGAAATCATGTTCAGCTCCAAGATTGTCATGGTGTTGTCGCTGTTTCAAGTGAAAACAGAGAAATCGGAGACGATGATATTGCAAGGGTAATCGATGCTGCCCAAGTCTTTTCTATCCCGCCAGAGCGTGAAATTATCGACTGTATTCCGAAGCAATTTATCGTGGATGGTTTGGATGAAATCAATGATCCTAGAGGGATGCTTGGTGTTCGATTAGAAATGGAAGGTACCATCATTACCGGATCAAAAACTGTGTTACATAACTTACTGCGTTGTGTAGAAAGAGCTGGTTTAGAAATAACGGATATATGTTTACAGCCGCTTGCTGCAGGATCTATCGCACTTTCAAAGGATGAGAAAAACCTAGGAGTAGCACTAGTTGATATTGGTGGAGGCTCCACAACTCTCGCTGTATTTGAAGATGGATTTTTAAAAGCGACAAGCGTTTTGCCTGTGGGTGGTGAATATATTACAAAGGATATTTCCATCGGCTTACGAACTTCTACTGAGGACGCAGAAAAAATAAAGCAAAAACATGGACATGCTTTTTATGACCATGCCTCTGATGAAGAAGTTTTCAGCGTTCCAATAATCGGAAGCGATCAACATCAACAGTTTAGTCAGCTTGAAATTTCTGATATTATAGAAGCAAGAATGGAAGAAATCTTTGAATTAATCCAGCACGAGATTAAAAGATTGGGAGTTAAGGAGATACCAGGAGGATTTGTTTTAACTGGTGGAGTTGCCTCCATGCCTGGAGTCCTGGAGCTTGCTCAGCTTATTCTTAACAATAATGTCAGGAAAGCTGTTCCGGATTATATTGGTGTCAGAGAACCCCAATATACAACTGGAGTAGGTCTTATCCAATTTGCGTATAAAAATGCGAAACTTCAAGGCAGAAAAATTGAAGCTACAGCAACTTCAAATGAATTTACAGAAAAACGTAGTGGAAAACAAACTCAACAAAAAGGAAAACAATCAAAACCAGAACAAGAAGAAGAAAAGGTTGGGAATAAAGTAAAGAAATTTTTCGGACTTTTCTTTGAATAA
- the spoVE gene encoding stage V sporulation protein E gives MSKKRSTPDIILILTTLTLLAVGLIMVYSASAVWADYKFQDTFFFAKRQLLFAGLGVAAMFFIMNVDYWTWRTWAKLLILVCFFLLVIVLIPGIGMERNGSRSWIGVGAFSVQPSEFMKIAMIAFLAKYLSENQKKITSFKKGLVPSLGLVFLAFGMIMLQPDLGTGTVMVGTCIVMIYVAGARISHFAWLGLLGVAGFVGLVLSAPYRIKRITSFLNPWEDPLGSGFQIIQSLYAIGPGGLLGLGLGQSRQKFFYLPEPQTDFIFAILAEELGFIGGSLVVLLFALLLWRGVRIAIGAPDLYGSFLAIGIIAMIAIQVIINVGVVTGLMPVTGITLPFLSYGGSSLTLMLLAVGILLNISRYAKY, from the coding sequence TTGTCTAAAAAGCGTTCAACTCCTGACATTATCCTTATACTAACCACATTGACCCTGCTCGCAGTCGGATTAATCATGGTATATAGTGCGAGTGCAGTATGGGCTGACTATAAATTTCAGGATACCTTCTTTTTTGCAAAAAGACAGCTTCTCTTTGCTGGCTTAGGTGTTGCTGCGATGTTTTTTATTATGAATGTGGATTATTGGACATGGCGAACATGGGCAAAGCTATTGATTCTCGTTTGTTTTTTTCTGCTTGTTATAGTTCTGATACCAGGAATTGGAATGGAGCGAAATGGCTCAAGAAGCTGGATTGGAGTCGGCGCATTTTCCGTTCAGCCATCAGAATTTATGAAAATAGCGATGATCGCTTTTCTTGCAAAATATTTAAGTGAAAATCAAAAAAAAATTACTTCCTTCAAAAAAGGCTTGGTTCCAAGTCTTGGACTCGTTTTTTTAGCCTTTGGTATGATCATGCTGCAGCCGGATTTAGGAACAGGCACCGTAATGGTTGGCACGTGTATCGTGATGATTTATGTTGCAGGTGCTAGGATAAGTCATTTTGCTTGGCTTGGTCTTCTTGGAGTAGCGGGGTTTGTGGGGCTCGTTTTATCAGCACCATATCGTATAAAACGAATTACCTCCTTTTTAAACCCATGGGAGGATCCATTAGGAAGTGGGTTTCAAATTATCCAATCTCTTTATGCAATCGGACCTGGAGGGCTTTTAGGATTAGGTCTCGGCCAAAGCAGGCAAAAATTCTTTTACTTACCTGAGCCGCAAACGGATTTTATCTTTGCTATTCTAGCTGAGGAACTTGGCTTCATTGGTGGAAGCTTAGTTGTATTATTGTTTGCGCTGCTTTTATGGCGAGGAGTCAGAATTGCCATTGGAGCACCTGATTTATATGGTAGCTTTTTAGCCATTGGTATTATAGCCATGATTGCCATCCAGGTTATCATAAATGTAGGTGTTGTTACGGGCTTAATGCCTGTAACTGGTATCACGCTCCCGTTTTTAAGCTATGGAGGTTCATCGTTAACATTAATGCTGCTTGCTGTTGGGATTTTATTAAATATCAGCAGATATGCAAAATATTAG
- the murB gene encoding UDP-N-acetylmuramate dehydrogenase, with protein MEKLLKELQDKEVGKVLPNEPLANHTTMKIGGPADILVEPKSLEKLQETMKVIDAYKMKWTAIGRGSNLLVSDKGIEGVVIKLGNGMDHFELVGNEVHVGGGYSLIKLVTIISKKGLANLEFAAGIPGSVGGAVYMNAGAHGSDMSKVLKKAHILFEDGTMSWLTPEELNFSYRTSILQKERPGICLEAVLEVEEGNREEIVALLQKNKDYRRDTQPFSYPCAGSIFRNPLPDYAGQLIEKAGLKGHMIGGAKVSEMHGNFIVNDNHAKAQDVLDLIAFIKKTVFEKFGVKMETEVEIIGRK; from the coding sequence TTGGAAAAATTATTAAAAGAACTGCAGGATAAAGAAGTCGGCAAAGTATTGCCCAATGAGCCATTGGCAAATCATACGACCATGAAAATTGGTGGACCAGCAGACATTCTTGTAGAGCCGAAGAGCCTAGAAAAACTTCAAGAAACAATGAAGGTTATTGATGCTTATAAGATGAAGTGGACCGCAATTGGCAGAGGTTCCAACCTACTTGTATCAGATAAGGGAATAGAAGGAGTCGTCATCAAGCTTGGAAATGGCATGGATCATTTTGAGTTAGTAGGAAATGAGGTTCATGTTGGTGGAGGTTACTCTCTTATCAAGCTTGTCACTATTATTAGTAAAAAAGGGCTGGCTAACCTTGAGTTTGCTGCAGGCATACCTGGATCAGTAGGTGGAGCTGTGTATATGAATGCAGGTGCCCATGGATCAGATATGTCAAAAGTATTAAAAAAAGCTCATATTCTTTTTGAGGATGGAACGATGTCTTGGTTAACACCAGAAGAGTTAAACTTTTCCTACAGAACTTCTATTCTTCAAAAAGAACGACCAGGTATTTGTTTAGAGGCGGTTTTGGAAGTTGAGGAAGGGAATAGAGAGGAAATAGTCGCACTTCTTCAAAAGAACAAAGATTACCGTCGTGACACCCAGCCTTTTTCTTATCCTTGTGCAGGTAGTATTTTCAGAAACCCACTGCCTGACTATGCAGGCCAGCTGATAGAAAAAGCAGGCTTAAAAGGCCATATGATTGGTGGAGCAAAGGTGTCTGAGATGCATGGTAATTTTATTGTTAATGATAACCATGCCAAGGCTCAGGATGTCCTTGATTTAATCGCCTTTATCAAAAAGACGGTATTTGAAAAATTTGGCGTCAAAATGGAAACTGAAGTTGAAATTATAGGAAGAAAATAG
- the mraY gene encoding phospho-N-acetylmuramoyl-pentapeptide-transferase — MQQQVILFAIVISFLITVLLSPIFIPFLRRLKFGQSIREEGPQSHLVKTGTPTMGGIMILLSIVVTTLVITGTFAEASVETYLLLFVTVGYGLLGFLDDFIKVVLKRNLGLTSLQKLIGQIVIAVVFYFVFVQFDFSTAVSIPGTDISIELGFFYVLFLIFWLVGFSNAVNLTDGLDGLVSGTASVAFGAFAVLAWYQSQFEVSIFAVAVVGALLGFLVFNAHPAKVFMGDTGSLALGGAIATVAVLLKLEIILIIIGGVFVIETLSVIIQVISFKATGKRVFKMSPLHHHYELVGWSEWRVVVTFWTVGLLFSILGIYLEVWI; from the coding sequence ATGCAACAACAGGTTATTTTATTTGCAATCGTTATATCTTTTTTAATTACTGTACTTTTATCACCAATTTTTATTCCCTTCCTGCGAAGGCTGAAGTTTGGTCAAAGCATCAGGGAAGAAGGACCACAATCACATCTCGTAAAAACTGGAACACCGACAATGGGTGGGATTATGATACTACTTTCCATAGTAGTAACGACACTTGTTATAACAGGTACCTTTGCTGAAGCATCTGTTGAGACGTATCTTTTACTCTTTGTAACAGTGGGATACGGGTTACTTGGCTTTTTGGATGACTTTATTAAAGTCGTGTTGAAAAGAAACCTAGGCTTAACTTCCTTGCAAAAACTAATTGGGCAAATTGTGATTGCCGTTGTTTTTTATTTCGTTTTTGTTCAATTTGATTTTTCCACAGCGGTTAGCATTCCTGGTACGGATATCTCTATTGAACTTGGATTTTTCTATGTTCTTTTTCTTATATTCTGGTTAGTTGGTTTTTCTAATGCAGTCAATCTAACGGATGGTCTGGACGGCCTTGTTTCAGGCACAGCTTCGGTGGCTTTTGGAGCATTTGCTGTTCTAGCATGGTACCAGTCACAATTTGAAGTATCCATCTTTGCAGTAGCAGTTGTAGGGGCGCTCCTTGGCTTCTTAGTTTTCAATGCACATCCTGCAAAAGTATTCATGGGCGATACTGGCTCACTTGCACTAGGTGGAGCGATCGCTACAGTCGCAGTCTTATTGAAACTTGAAATCATTCTTATTATTATAGGAGGAGTATTCGTCATTGAAACTCTTTCCGTTATCATACAAGTTATTTCCTTTAAGGCAACTGGAAAAAGGGTCTTTAAAATGAGTCCATTGCATCACCATTATGAACTAGTTGGCTGGTCTGAGTGGCGCGTTGTGGTAACTTTCTGGACAGTAGGACTATTGTTTTCAATCCTTGGAATTTATCTAGAGGTGTGGATCTGA
- a CDS encoding DUF881 domain-containing protein, with product MKVTGKHVVLSLVCLVLGFIVSYSYQLTNEEEANVTDRQWQRDGSIRETLLKTEEHNLELQQELLQKQEEIQSIEEELARGEQLMFNLVEDVDKLRMYNGNVKVQGQGVEVTLADASYAPSEENINNYIVHESHVFKVMNELFISGAAAVAINGQRITNDSYIICNGPVITIDGNQHPAPFVITAIGDSEVMVAALNILGGVKDQLVADNITVKIQEHNLVVLDPVIR from the coding sequence ATGAAGGTGACGGGTAAACATGTTGTTCTGTCGCTTGTCTGTCTTGTGCTAGGGTTTATCGTTTCATATTCCTATCAACTTACAAATGAGGAAGAAGCAAATGTTACAGACAGGCAATGGCAACGAGATGGGTCAATAAGAGAAACTTTATTAAAAACGGAAGAACACAACTTAGAGCTTCAGCAGGAATTATTACAAAAACAAGAAGAAATACAATCAATAGAAGAAGAGCTTGCTAGAGGAGAACAATTAATGTTTAACCTCGTGGAAGATGTGGACAAGCTCAGAATGTATAATGGAAATGTAAAAGTACAGGGACAAGGAGTAGAGGTAACACTCGCGGATGCTTCTTATGCTCCTTCAGAAGAAAATATAAATAATTACATTGTGCATGAAAGCCATGTTTTCAAAGTGATGAATGAGCTTTTTATTTCTGGTGCGGCTGCAGTAGCTATTAATGGGCAGAGAATAACAAACGACTCTTATATTATTTGCAATGGTCCGGTCATAACTATTGACGGCAATCAGCATCCTGCTCCATTCGTCATAACAGCGATAGGGGATTCGGAAGTAATGGTAGCAGCGCTCAATATTCTTGGGGGAGTTAAGGACCAACTAGTTGCTGATAATATTACCGTTAAGATACAAGAGCATAATCTCGTTGTGCTCGACCCTGTTATCCGTTAG
- the murD gene encoding UDP-N-acetylmuramoyl-L-alanine--D-glutamate ligase: protein MKQLNHYANKHVLVLGLAKSGTATAELLHKLGAKVTVNDKSPLEGNTHAQHLLSLGMDVVCGGHPLSLLDQKIDVIYKNPGIPYNNTLLVEAEKKGIPIYTEVELAYELSEAPFIAITGSNGKTTTTTLIHEMLTASNKNPLIAGNIGNVAVEVAQEATEQNVMVTELSSFQLMGIESFRPKVSILLNIFEAHLDYHGTLEEYGRAKARIFMNQTSEDFAVVNADDKKVMELVKGSGATIVPFSTKSKVEDGAYMDAGVVYFKGEPIIEVEEIVLPGKHNLENILAAISAVKLFNGTNEGIKAVLTTFSGVKHRLQFVESYQGRRFYNDSKATNILSTQAALSSFEDNVILLAGGLDRGNEFDDLLPALKNVKALVTFGETAEKLKKIAKKAGINQVKHVDNVEKAVPVAYELSESGDVILLSPACASWDQYKTFEQRGDIFIEAVHKLK from the coding sequence ATGAAACAACTTAATCACTATGCGAATAAACATGTTTTAGTGCTGGGGCTTGCAAAAAGTGGTACTGCCACAGCGGAATTATTACATAAACTAGGTGCCAAAGTAACCGTGAATGACAAAAGTCCTCTTGAAGGAAATACACATGCACAGCATTTGCTTTCACTTGGAATGGATGTTGTTTGTGGAGGGCATCCTCTTTCTCTATTGGATCAAAAGATTGATGTCATTTACAAAAACCCTGGAATTCCTTATAACAATACACTGCTTGTGGAAGCAGAAAAGAAAGGCATTCCAATCTATACAGAAGTGGAGCTTGCTTATGAATTAAGTGAAGCTCCATTTATCGCTATCACAGGTTCTAATGGCAAAACTACGACGACAACGTTGATTCATGAGATGCTGACAGCTTCTAATAAAAATCCGTTGATTGCCGGTAACATTGGGAATGTAGCAGTAGAGGTTGCACAGGAGGCAACCGAACAGAATGTGATGGTAACAGAATTGTCCTCGTTTCAACTGATGGGCATTGAAAGCTTTCGCCCTAAAGTTTCCATTCTGCTAAACATATTTGAGGCGCATCTCGATTATCATGGAACTCTAGAAGAATATGGAAGAGCCAAAGCGAGAATTTTTATGAATCAAACAAGTGAAGACTTTGCTGTTGTAAATGCTGACGACAAGAAGGTCATGGAGCTTGTAAAAGGTTCTGGTGCTACCATTGTGCCTTTTTCAACGAAAAGTAAAGTTGAGGACGGGGCATACATGGACGCTGGAGTGGTTTATTTTAAAGGCGAACCAATAATAGAGGTCGAAGAGATTGTACTACCAGGGAAGCATAATCTTGAAAATATTTTAGCTGCTATTTCAGCTGTTAAGCTATTTAATGGTACAAATGAAGGGATTAAAGCTGTGTTAACGACTTTCAGCGGAGTAAAGCATCGCTTGCAATTCGTAGAAAGCTATCAAGGCAGAAGGTTTTATAATGATTCTAAAGCAACGAATATTCTTTCCACACAGGCTGCACTTTCTTCATTTGAAGACAATGTGATTTTGCTTGCAGGCGGACTAGATCGTGGAAATGAGTTTGATGACCTTTTGCCAGCTCTTAAAAATGTCAAAGCTCTTGTGACGTTTGGAGAAACTGCAGAAAAATTGAAAAAGATTGCCAAGAAGGCTGGAATAAATCAAGTAAAACATGTCGATAATGTGGAAAAAGCCGTACCGGTAGCCTATGAATTGTCAGAAAGTGGAGATGTTATCCTGTTGTCCCCTGCTTGTGCAAGCTGGGACCAATATAAAACATTTGAACAACGTGGAGACATTTTTATAGAAGCGGTGCATAAGCTTAAGTAA